Genomic DNA from Nitrospirota bacterium:
AAAAAGATGTTATCGAAAATACAGCCCTGTTTACACGGGTAATAGAAAATCACATTAGAAAATATCCTGACCAGTGGCTCTGGATGCTTAAGAGGTGGAAGACAAGACCGGCGAAAAGTGAGAGTGAAAGTGAAAAGTGAGAAGGTAAAAAAGATACTTATAAGGAGTGTTAATTGGATAGGGGATGCGGTTATGACAACGCCTGCGATCTCGGCTATCAGAAAAAGATTCCCTGATGCTCATATCTCTGTTCTTGCCAAGCCATGGGTCAGGGATGTATTTTTAAACAATCCTGATATTGATGAGATTGTTGTGTATTCAGATAGAGGGATACACAGAGGGCTTTCAGGGAAATTTAGACTTATAAAGGAGTTGACAAAGAGATGCTTTGATATAACCTTTCTTTTCCAGAATGCATTTGAAGCAGCATTGATAACTTTTCTTGCAGGTATACCGGAAAGAATAGGCTATAACACCGATGGTAGAGGTCTTCTGCTGACAGACCCTATCGAGACACCCCAAAAAGTCAAAAGACTTTTTGGGGTGTCCGGTTCAGGAATAAAAATCATGAAGATGCACCATGTAGAGTACTACTTAAGACTTATCAATGCTGTTGGTATAGATGGGAAAGGGCTTCCACTTGTGTTTAATCTCACAGATGAAGAGCAAGAAGAAGCAGACAGAAGGCTGAAAGATGAAGGTATAGGAGATGGACATCTCATAGTTGGTATAAATCCAGGCGC
This window encodes:
- the waaF gene encoding lipopolysaccharide heptosyltransferase II codes for the protein MKSEKVKKILIRSVNWIGDAVMTTPAISAIRKRFPDAHISVLAKPWVRDVFLNNPDIDEIVVYSDRGIHRGLSGKFRLIKELTKRCFDITFLFQNAFEAALITFLAGIPERIGYNTDGRGLLLTDPIETPQKVKRLFGVSGSGIKIMKMHHVEYYLRLINAVGIDGKGLPLVFNLTDEEQEEADRRLKDEGIGDGHLIVGINPGASYGPAKRWFLERYAMLSDMIVKNLGARVVIFGGVNEVKTAEEIAGITRYKPVVMAGRTTLRELGALVKRCSVFVTNDSGPMHIAAALNVPVVALFGSTNPDATGPWGSGHIIIKKELPCSPCFKKVCSEGYRCMDLITVDEVLESVKLKLLELKC